A region from the Thioalkalivibrio sp. ALJ12 genome encodes:
- a CDS encoding c-type cytochrome, which produces MMTRTYMAGFAASLLMAAAVPGTVLADNDEVTRGQLMAASCKACHNAAGAEEGVPDLARLSPELIANQMRAFRDGDRDATIMDRHAKGYTDEEIDAMASYFARF; this is translated from the coding sequence ATGATGACGCGTACATACATGGCGGGGTTTGCGGCCTCGCTGCTGATGGCCGCCGCGGTGCCCGGCACTGTGCTGGCGGATAACGACGAAGTGACTCGAGGGCAGCTAATGGCGGCGTCGTGCAAGGCATGTCACAACGCCGCGGGTGCCGAAGAAGGCGTACCGGATCTCGCTCGTCTGTCACCGGAGTTGATTGCCAATCAGATGCGGGCATTCCGTGATGGCGATCGTGACGCGACGATCATGGATCGTCACGCCAAGGGTTACACCGACGAAGAAATCGACGCCATGGCGTCGTACTTCGCCCGATTCTGA